The genomic stretch CTGGCATCAGGCATGGGCAGCGGCCGGATTTCTTCATCACGATGAGACTGAGCGAGTCGCCTGTTTGGACCGACAGATTGCTCTTGGAGAGCGATACATCAGCTTGCCAAGCTGGCAGGCATACATCGGTCCGATCGCACAACATCTGTCGACAAACGGGACGATGAGAGGTTCAGACGTACAAGCGATTTGGGATCGAATCAAAGGTGAGCATGAATCGAGGTTTCGACGCCCCATCAATCGTCGGTTGTTTGATCTGTACGCTGATGATGCGGATGAGGAATGGGATGCGGAGCCCTACCCCGAATAAATTGGAGTTGCTTCTCGTTTCGTGTTTTACCAAGCAATGTCAATGGGCGAGCAATCTCTGGAAATGGAGCCTAAGAGCCTGCTGCGGTAGAATGTCCGCGTCTGGTTCTCCGTGGAAAATGATGGAACAGGAAAATGTTTGCCGTGAATGTTCGTTGTGGGCTGGTTGTCGTTGGTGTTCTGTCAGTTGTTCTGACGCCTGCACCAGAATTACTTGCGGATGTCCCAGACGGAAAAGCCGCGGTGAGGTTGACCACCGTTGCAGCCTCGGCCACCCGGCAAACGAGTCACAACTTCCCCGAGAAGTTTGCTGAACTCGATAGTTTCGTCGTGGACGTCCGCATTGATCCAACGAAGCGGACGGACGGCGATCTTCAGTGCATTGCGGGATTTGCAATCGGGCTTGATTCACCCGAGGCCGACCCGTTCACAGCGCCGAAGTCTGTCAAGTTTGAGCTTCGCAAGGGTGAGCATCGCGGGTTCTGGGACATCTGGATTGACGGTGTCAATGAGCCGCGTCGCGAGCCGTCACCGAAACCTCCCGGTTGGGTCGACACACGCCAGTATCAGAAGCCGTGGGAGTTCACTCCGCACGAGGGAGACTACAAACTCCGTGTTCTGTGTTCCTCCGAAGATGGTGGCAGCCGATTGCGGTTCTATTTTGAACACTTTGATCGGCCCATTTACGAGTTCAGCCTCAACCGGACACTGACGCCGGGACATATTGGGTTCTACGCTGTCACTGGCGGAAACGAAGCTCGCCAGAACACCGCGACATTCCGCGACTTGTCAGTCACAAAAGTGAACAACCTCGAATCGTACACACAGCCATCCGCACGGGACATTGTGCTGGATGCTCTCGATCTGACACATCCCGCTTTGAAGCATGTCGCAGATGCGATCGAGAGTGGCAATCGACAGCAGGCCGGTCAGTTACTGTTGGAGCATCTGCGGACACGCAAAACTCCAATCGGACCGGGCTTCAAGCCGGAGTATTGCGGTACCAACTATCGCGAAGTTGCTGATGCGGTTCTCGAAAATCGTTACGGCACGCAGGGACCATTTCACACCTTCTCGAAAACGTACGTCGATGGTGCGGGCAACAGGCAGCAATTCGTCGACGATGACGGCACCATCCGCTGGGACCTGTGCAGCGGGCATTTGACGCGACACTTCCATTGGGTTTCGCTGGCAAAGGCTTACTCAGAAACTCAGGACAAACGCTACGTCGATCGCTTCTCACGCGAAGTTCAGGACTGGGTGACTCGCGAGCCGTTCCTGCATCCTCGGAATCCCGACATCGGCAAGTTGAACTGGATGGACGGGACGACGTTCGAGTTGGGTTTCCTGAACACCAGCAACATCGGGCGGCGTTGCGAGATGACCTGGTGGCCCGCCTATGATGAGTTCCGCAAGTCGGCCGATTTCACAGACGAGGCTCACTTTCACATGTTGCTCGGCTTCATCCGACAATGTCGGCTGATTATGAACCCCAGCAGTTTCGCCGCCCACGATGACGGCGGTGCTCACATCTGTGTGGCGTTATTGCAGACCGCGTTGATGCTGCCCGAACTGAAGGAGTCGAAGCGTTGGGAACAGGAAGCGGTTCGACGCTGGCAGGAAGTGCTGAAGGTACAGTTTCACGACGATGGCAGTCATGTCAGCCTGAGCACCGGCTACAACTGGGCGTCGCTGATGGCGATGGAGAACATGATCGCCCTGTACCGTCGCGTGGGCCGGGAAGTCCCGCAGCAGTTTCTCGACGTGCTCGAACTCGCGTGTCGACATCCGATCGCACTCTCTCGCCCTGACCAGGGGCAGATCGACTTGAATGACAGTACCTGGGGCATGATCGATGACCACATGCGTCGCGCGCACCAGTTCTATCCGCACCGAGACGATTTCCTTTGGATGGCGACGAAAGGCGAACAAGGCAGTCCGCCCGATTATCGTTCGATCTACTTTCCCAATGCGGGTCATATCGTGATGCGGACTGGCTGGGGACCGCAGCACCGGTATTTGTTCATGGACGCCGGGCCGGTCGGTGCGAGTCACGGCAAAGAGGACAAACTCAACATCTATGTTGATTACGGTGGCCATCAGCTACTGGCCAGTGGCGGACGTGGTTCGTATTCGGGCGGTCCGTTCGCGGCCTACACCGGATCAACTCGTGGCTACAACACGATTCTCGTTGATGGAGGCGTCCAATCGAGGATTCCTCACCGAACAGAAATTCAGGGCCACATTCCCGAACAACGTCGCTGGGTGACGACGGACGGTTTCGACTATGCAGAAGGCTTCCATGCACACGGCTGGTTTCCGCCGGGTAAACATGTCGAAGGCAAGCAGACGCGGCAAATAATATTCATCAAAGGAACTAATCCGCCCGAAACGTCTTACTGGGTTGTGTTCGATACCGTCGAACCGGCCGATGATCAGGAACATCAATACCAAGCCCTGTTCCACAGCCGTCGTAATCACGCGGGCGTTGTCGATGACAAATCGAAAACCGTCCATTGCTGGGATGCCGGTGCGGCCCTCCGCATCATGCCTGCTGTCACGGATGGACTCGATGTCGAGCTGATTCATGGACAGACGGAGCCACACATTCAGGGCTGGCATGTCGTCGGCGAGAACCGTGCCCCGATGTGGACTCCGACGTT from Thalassoroseus pseudoceratinae encodes the following:
- a CDS encoding heparinase II/III family protein; amino-acid sequence: MFAVNVRCGLVVVGVLSVVLTPAPELLADVPDGKAAVRLTTVAASATRQTSHNFPEKFAELDSFVVDVRIDPTKRTDGDLQCIAGFAIGLDSPEADPFTAPKSVKFELRKGEHRGFWDIWIDGVNEPRREPSPKPPGWVDTRQYQKPWEFTPHEGDYKLRVLCSSEDGGSRLRFYFEHFDRPIYEFSLNRTLTPGHIGFYAVTGGNEARQNTATFRDLSVTKVNNLESYTQPSARDIVLDALDLTHPALKHVADAIESGNRQQAGQLLLEHLRTRKTPIGPGFKPEYCGTNYREVADAVLENRYGTQGPFHTFSKTYVDGAGNRQQFVDDDGTIRWDLCSGHLTRHFHWVSLAKAYSETQDKRYVDRFSREVQDWVTREPFLHPRNPDIGKLNWMDGTTFELGFLNTSNIGRRCEMTWWPAYDEFRKSADFTDEAHFHMLLGFIRQCRLIMNPSSFAAHDDGGAHICVALLQTALMLPELKESKRWEQEAVRRWQEVLKVQFHDDGSHVSLSTGYNWASLMAMENMIALYRRVGREVPQQFLDVLELACRHPIALSRPDQGQIDLNDSTWGMIDDHMRRAHQFYPHRDDFLWMATKGEQGSPPDYRSIYFPNAGHIVMRTGWGPQHRYLFMDAGPVGASHGKEDKLNIYVDYGGHQLLASGGRGSYSGGPFAAYTGSTRGYNTILVDGGVQSRIPHRTEIQGHIPEQRRWVTTDGFDYAEGFHAHGWFPPGKHVEGKQTRQIIFIKGTNPPETSYWVVFDTVEPADDQEHQYQALFHSRRNHAGVVDDKSKTVHCWDAGAALRIMPAVTDGLDVELIHGQTEPHIQGWHVVGENRAPMWTPTFQWKATGTTTRAWVLVPAGPDQNWCVDRVELQQADANTLIIRCIRPDGSSDLVYRRPENQRETITFEGTELQSDVGVVSFDADSTATSRFIAPEK